One window of the Candidatus Zixiibacteriota bacterium genome contains the following:
- a CDS encoding conserved hypothetical protein (Evidence 4 : Unknown function but conserved in other organisms), with translation MYQDMDEPVEVVALFEKHKMKPVRFRWNGRIYKISEVTGDWLTDIGNYKIHHYAVVDSSSNFFQLTYDERQTIWIISKIWVE, from the coding sequence ATGTACCAGGATATGGATGAACCGGTCGAAGTGGTCGCCCTCTTCGAAAAACATAAAATGAAACCGGTCCGGTTTCGCTGGAACGGCCGTATCTATAAAATCAGCGAGGTCACCGGCGACTGGCTGACCGATATCGGCAATTACAAGATTCATCATTACGCGGTGGTCGACAGTTCCTCCAATTTTTTCCAGTTGACCTACGATGAACGTCAGACCATCTGGATAATAAGCAAAATATGGGTGGAATAG
- the lexA gene encoding LexA repressor, protein MTVRERLTRRQKEILEYIESMITEHGKSPTIREIGEKFDISSTNGVRAHLEVLMKKGYIRREKLISRGIELVRSLAGPVRRIPLVGAVPAGNPITAVENIEGEIAVDTSFLPSGDTFTLRVTGESMINAGIYDGDLVLVKRQKSAEPGDIVVAVIGDEATVKRYFPEEGRVRLQPENETFKPIMVDKRSPDFYIAGKVVGLMRRIQ, encoded by the coding sequence GTGACGGTCAGGGAACGGTTAACCAGGCGGCAGAAAGAGATACTCGAATATATCGAGAGTATGATTACCGAGCACGGCAAGTCGCCGACCATCCGGGAGATCGGCGAGAAATTCGACATCAGTTCCACCAACGGGGTCCGGGCTCATCTGGAGGTGCTGATGAAAAAAGGGTATATCCGGCGGGAGAAATTGATTTCGCGCGGGATTGAACTGGTGCGCTCCCTGGCCGGGCCGGTTCGGCGGATTCCTCTGGTCGGCGCGGTTCCGGCCGGTAATCCGATTACGGCGGTGGAAAATATCGAGGGGGAGATCGCGGTTGATACCAGTTTCCTCCCCTCGGGGGATACTTTCACGCTCCGGGTCACGGGGGAGTCGATGATTAACGCCGGGATATACGATGGCGATCTGGTGCTGGTGAAACGGCAGAAATCGGCCGAGCCGGGCGATATTGTCGTGGCGGTGATCGGTGATGAAGCGACCGTAAAAAGATATTTCCCCGAAGAGGGGAGAGTGCGCCTTCAGCCGGAAAACGAGACTTTCAAGCCGATTATGGTCGATAAACGTTCCCCCGATTTTTATATCGCCGGGAAAGTGGTCGGGCTGATGCGGAGGATTCAATGA